In Lolium rigidum isolate FL_2022 chromosome 3, APGP_CSIRO_Lrig_0.1, whole genome shotgun sequence, the genomic window TCACTAGCTAGGCAATGGTATTGTttggggatattcactttggctcataggagcatttgctcccattgtgtgaatctacattttgaagtgtcaaaaaactctaaactaaattttttcatgtacatcttcacactttatgttcgtacacaagttttcaaaaaaaaactaaaaaaatttgttgctccagtaaaaaaaacaaattttgatgctataacaccactacgtacaggatatttttttatcttttttgtacacaccacataaaatgttgtttctccatgaaaacttgtgcactaacatagaatgtcacgatgtacaccaaaaaatttatgtcagaattttttgacatttttaaaattgttttttaattattttgtataatgggagcatttgctcctatgagccaaaacgccacctccgttTGTTTGCCGCTTTTTTCAACAATGGGGATCAACGTCGTTGGACCTAACGGCAGTTGTGATTTAAGAACCAAATTAACGCATAGGTTTGGTGTTTGACTTTTGACCTTTGACTTTGGCGAGTGAGAAAACACCAGGAGAAAACTTTGAACAAGAGTTGCACCACTAACATTTTTGAATTTAGTATCTATGCGTATGCACTTGTCTTACGCGGGAACTTTTTGAAAAAGTGAGATAAATAAAGCTTTGCGTCACCATGACGTCCGAGCAAAAAGAATAGAGGCAGCAAAAGGACGAGAAGGAAAACTCACAAGAAGTTGCAGCATTTCAAAATGAggattttttttttatcaaactgCTCATCTGCTTAAATAGATATATCTGAAAAAACGCAAAGCAGGAAGAAGAGCTTACGCAGGTCTGATGCAGCGAGCCGGACGAAGAGATCCTGGCCTCCATTTTCGAACTGCCGCATGTCAAGCAGGTCGCCGGTCCACATGAAGCACCCCTTGCCGGCCGGGCTGCTGACATTGGCACTGGCGTAAGCACGGCACGCGCAGTTTTTCAGGCAGCTCACCCGGCACTCCTCGAGGGTCAGTGTCCCGTCGACCGTGGCGTTGGCCGACTCCGGCAGCTTCATGTTCCTCAGCGTGTCGAACCCGTCGCCGCCGGTGCAGTTGATCTCCGTGCGCCTCGCGCAGCCGCCGGAGCCGTCCCGAAGCTCCCACTCCTTGGGGAACCTCGGCTGGAACCCCGCCGCGCAGTCGCACATGGGAGAGCGCGCGACGCTGCAGACGCCGTACGGCCCGCATGCGCGGTAGCCGTCGCACTCGTCCATGGGGTAGGACCAGAAGACGCTCCAGGAGCGCGTCATGTCGATCCACACGAGCCGCTGGATCTGGCCGGAGCAGTTGAGCACGAACCGCGTGAGGACGTCGCTGCCGCCGTCGACCTCGTACCGGTAGTAGGCCTCCTCCGGCGTGGACGCGAAGCGGAAGGTGAGGAGGCCGTTGGACCTGAGGTTGGGCACGCCGGAGAACTGGTACCCGTTCCACGGCCCGCTGCCGTACGTCCGGCCCGACCACCGGTAGAGGAACAGCTCGGGCGAGCCGCGCGGGTCGAGCCGGAACGAGAACTCCCCGCGGGACGGGTCGTCGGCGCCGCGCCACGAGCTCATGTACCGGTCGAGGCCCGTGCGGAGGTCGACGCCCAGCTTCATCCCCGGGAGCAGCGTGTCGGTCGGGTAGTCGAAGCTCTGccacgccacgccgccgccgccgccggcgaaacGTAGCACGAGGTTGCCGCTGTCGAGGAGCTGGGCCGTGGGGCTGCGCGCGACGACGTCCGTCGTCACCGGCGACGCCCACGCGACGCTGCCTTGCTCGTTCACGACGGCGAGACTCCCGTTGCCGTCGATCTTGAGCGTCGCCGCCGAGCCGACGACCGGTGCACCACGGTTCGCCACCCACACGACGGTCCGCGCCGGGATGTTGTTGTACCAGATGCCGAGGTACGTCCTGCCCGTGCCAGGGTCCGGGGTGAAGAACCCGAGCGCAAACGTCCCGCCGGACGACACTAGTGTACGGTTCCCGGCGAGCGGCGTCGCCGGCGTGACCGTGTCGCTGGAGACGGCCTGCCATGGGAGTAGAAGGAGGATGGCCAGAGGCAGAAGACGGGAATGTCCTCGAATCATGCCGTGTGTGGTGTGTCTGGCTGAAGCTGAACTAATGGGGCTGCGCTCTCTGTAGTGGCTGTGTGGCTGGCTGAAGCTGAACTAATGGTGCTTTACTGCTTTTGATGGTACGCGCAGGGTCGTTGTGGTTATAGGCGTAGGTAGTTCAACGAGGCCGTGTTGCCGCGGTTCAGGTTGTGGCGGCGACTTGTGGCACCTGGCTCTGGCTGGGTCGCACTCCAAAGCCCTCTTTTGGCCCAGCAGACGCGCACCTGGCCGTTGGATCACGAGCCTATGTTGGAAGCTGGATCAGGTCGTGTGTTTATTGAGTTGGGTTCACATCGTACCGCGCCTGCCATTTGCAATCGTCGATATGTCATGTGGTATCCGCTTGCGTCACCGTCAGTATTGTGGTCTACTCATGTTCCTCGTGATTTAGAGTGGACAGTACATACAACGCGTCATAATTGAGTCACGACATAGGATATGATCAACGAATTTCTCAAGATTTGCTACCGAGTTGATTCTTGTTGGTCTACCTCCACCTTGGCCATTATCCCTCCTTTTTCTCCCATTTCACCCAAATTTTTTTTGAAGCTGTACAGTGAGTTTCCTCACTGCatatattttttttattattttttggtATAATGTAAATACAGAGTGCTGGAGGGTAGCACTAAAAAAGAAGCAAAAACTAAGCTAAGAAGAGCTACACTATGATACAGGGAAATTACAAGAAATTCGTTACCTTAAGGCCAATATAGGATTTCCTCTTAGCTTTATGGACCAGAAGATTCAACTCCTCCTTGAATTTGTATTTGCAGCGATAGAGACTGGGAGTGATTCCTTTGAATATAAAGTCATTTCTAATCATCCAAAGAG contains:
- the LOC124695840 gene encoding G-type lectin S-receptor-like serine/threonine-protein kinase At4g27290; translation: MIRGHSRLLPLAILLLLPWQAVSSDTVTPATPLAGNRTLVSSGGTFALGFFTPDPGTGRTYLGIWYNNIPARTVVWVANRGAPVVGSAATLKIDGNGSLAVVNEQGSVAWASPVTTDVVARSPTAQLLDSGNLVLRFAGGGGGVAWQSFDYPTDTLLPGMKLGVDLRTGLDRYMSSWRGADDPSRGEFSFRLDPRGSPELFLYRWSGRTYGSGPWNGYQFSGVPNLRSNGLLTFRFASTPEEAYYRYEVDGGSDVLTRFVLNCSGQIQRLVWIDMTRSWSVFWSYPMDECDGYRACGPYGVCSVARSPMCDCAAGFQPRFPKEWELRDGSGGCARRTEINCTGGDGFDTLRNMKLPESANATVDGTLTLEECRVSCLKNCACRAYASANVSSPAGKGCFMWTGDLLDMRQFENGGQDLFVRLAASDLPANIAVSKQSQARKLVEIIVPSIVALLLLLAGLFFCTMKAKKCRTVTQTALHNGPDTPFGRRNQIAAASTDDTQDSSLHPPGQGNHQDLDLPSFDVATILAATDSFSIVNKIGQGGFGPVYMGKLDGGKDIAVKRLSRRSMQGLREFKNEVKLIARLQHRNLVRLLGCCIDGSERMLVYEYMHNSSLNTFLFNEEKRSLLNWEKRFSIVNGIARGILYLHQDSVLRIIHRDLKASNILLDKDMNPKISDFGVARIFGADQTAAHTKKIAWRMWKEGRTLEFLDQSITETSNVREVVRCIQIGLLCVQEQPRHRPTMSAVTMMLGSENVALPEPCEPAFSTGRNNSSKDKEASRSNSASSWTITVVEGR